The Winogradskyella schleiferi genome contains the following window.
ATAAAGAAAATGATATTGCCTACATCTCTAAAAAATTATTGACACTATGTAATTCACTAATTTTAAAATATTGCGGATATAGTGGACATCTTACTGATTATGGTGGATTTCATCAGTTGAATTGGGAAGATAAAGTTACAGAACATTTATTTAAAGTGATATAATAACTGCGCACAACAACGTGTATAATTAATGGCTAGTACTCGCCTACTTACGAAAATCCTCGCGGATTTTCTATTCGGGTTTTATTTACTAACTTAGTTGCTTAAACACGCCACTAACCATACACAAACACGTTACCTGTAAGCCAAGAACAATAATTAGAATCAAAATAAATGATAGAAAAAAACATAGGATTTATTAAACAAATAATTGAAGAAGGTATTCCAGTTCATAAATTTTTAGGACTAAAATTATTGGAACTTGAAAAAGGGTTTGTAAAAGTTAAAGTTCCCTTTAGAGATGAAATTGTTGGAGATATGAGAACAAACAGGTGGCACGGAGGAATTATTGCTACAATAATGGACTCTGTTGGTGGTATTGCAGGAAGCACTCACTTTACGTCATTGGAAGATAAATTAGTAACTATTGATTTAAGAATAGATTATTTAAAAGGTGCTGAAGCATCTGAAATAATTGTGGAAGGTAAAATAGTTAGGTTAGGTAATAGAATACTTGTAACGAAAATGAAAGCCTTTCAGAATGATGAATTAATTGCAGAAGGAAAAGGCGTATATAATTTCATACGAATTAACAAATCAACGGAAAAATAGGAACTGAAACAAAATAGCCTACAGGTAACAAAGTGTAAAAATAATAAGGGTTTTAGTGCTTATCCCAAAGTGAAGTGCATTTTACAAAGTCCGCAAAATTTACAATTTTGCATGTCTATTAATTAAAGAAAAAATTGCAAATTTGGCTAAGTGATAAATTGAAAGTTCAGTCCTTCGAAATCCCTTACTATTCTTACACAAACCGTTGCCATTCATTTTGAAAACCGAACTATATGACAAACAATCGAAATAGAGTTTTTATATCATACAATCATAATGATAGTGATATGGCTCATCGAATTTCTGATTCTTTGCAAAGAGAAAACATAGATGTCATTTTTGATTATAAAGACATTAGCATAGGAGAAAATGTATTTAATCAAATTAGATATATGTACGAATCAAGCGAAACAGTTATTGTTTTACTTTCAAGGTCATTATTCTCATCTGATTATTTTCAACACGAATTTCCGCAATATTTTTTCGAAGAAGCTAGAAAAAGAAAGATTAATATTATTCCCATTTTAATAGAAAAATGCCAAGTTCCAAGTGATTTTTTAGAATTTGAAATTGTTAATTTGACTAACGATTTTAATAAAGGGCTTCAAAGAATAATACAAAAGCTAAAAATTATTCCAGAAATAACTTTTGACCATTTTAGTCCAAGAGAGTTTGAAGAATTCACTTTTGACCTTTTAAAAGCCTTTCGATTTAAAAACATACAAAGAGAACAAACATTCAATGATAGAGGAATTGATTTTATTGCTGAATCATACTCTAACGATGTTTTCGGTTTTCCAACCAAAGAAGTTTGGATGGTAGAGGCAAAATTTTATCGTGAACAAAGGTTTAGTATTAGTTCTTTAAATCAGATTATTGACCTATACAGATACATAAATAGAGAAGACACAAAAATACTTCTAATAACAAATAGTGTTCTAACTTCAGTAGCAGAAGAGTTTATAGAAGAAACGCAAAGAGAAAGAAATATTGAAATTAAAATTCTTGATGGAATTAAACTTAAGAAAGTAGTTACCAAGAGAAAACGTCTCTTAAATAAATACTTTTTGAGATGAGCCAAGTAAACGATTTTATACAGAGGTTGGATGCTTGTCCAATGGGAACAGCAGGTTGGTCTAGATTTGAAAATTTATGCACAGAAATTCTTGCATTCCTTTTTGTTCCACCATTAAATCAACCAACTAGACAAGGACGAACTTATTCAGGAGTAAATAGACGAGATGCTATAATCCCAAATAGAAATATAACTGCAAATGCGACCGAAAATTCGAAAAATTGGCATCATCTCTATTTAGAATTAGAAGCAAGAATGATACTTTTTGAGTTTAAAAACTATGATGCAACAGAAATAGGACACGAAGAAGTCAATCAAACTAGAAATTATATGACAGCTGCAATGGGCAGACTATCAATAATGATTTGCAGTAAAATTCCAAACGATTCGGCACATAGACAAAGAAATACAGTTTATAATCAAGACAATAAAGTCATCATTTTTATTACAAAAGAACAACTGAAAGAAATGCTATTGATAAAAGACCGAAATGAAGACCCATCTGATTTAATAATGGACTTAATTGAAAGATTTTATATCCAACACGAATAAAAAACGAAATGGCAACAACGTATATAACTCATAGCTAAGTAGTTGATTAATCAAAGTTAAGGCATATTTGGAAAGTCGCCAAATTTTTAAATTTGACGATTTAAAATAAAAAAGATAAATAGTAAAATTTAAAAATCTGGCTTGTGCTTAATCAGAAAATAATTTTCTAATTTACACGCTACGAGCCATATACAAAACCGTTAGCAGCAATGACCTTCCTGCATTTTTGCCTAGTTTGTTTTTCGGAGATTTTTTTTGACTTTTAAGCCAGATAAATCAGAAAAAGTGAACCTCTAAAACTCAAACTCTAAAAACCAACTTTGACATCGGACTCGTTTCTCGTCCGCCAAATTTTGTGCCGTTGCGATCTGCGTCGCTCGCCTACTCTACTACGTCGGACTGACAAACAGAACGTTCATTTCTGTAGTTAAAAAATCAAATCATAAAGTCGGACTAACAAGCTCAGCGCACAATTCTGACTCTAATAAATTAAAACACTGCTGCTAACACCGCCTATAATTTATTGCTAGGTCACTGCCGACTTACGAACATTCCTTCGGAATATTCTATCTGTGATTTTTTGCTATCTTAGTGCCGAGACACGCAACAAACCATAGCCCAACCGTTGTATGCAATGCCCGAAAAACAAACTAAATGGAAGATAAAGAACTAAATCATCACAAAAATATATTTCAAGATTGTAACATCAACTTTCTAATTGGTTCAGGATTATCAAATCCATTTTTTGGTACACTCGGAAATATAGAAACTTGGTTGGAAGGTCTTGAAGATTTAAAATCAAAAAAAACCGTAAGTGATGAAAACTATCTTTTAGCAAAATCAACGTTATATAAGACATACTTTGATATTGCAATGAGAGGGAACATTGATATTCACAGTTCAATAATAACTAAAGATGAATTTGAACCAGCAGAAACAACCCCTCAAGAAAAATTAAATAATACTTATAAGGCGTATAAAGACTTTTTCAAAACTCTAAATCATATTTTATACGAAAGAAGAAGTAACACTGTAAACAAACAAATCAATCTGTTCACAACTAACATAGATATTTTTAATGAAAAGCTACTTGAGGATTTAGATTTACAGTTTAATGACGGATTTAATGGAATTTTTAATAAAAAATTCAGTTTAAGTAATTTCAAAAAATCATTTTATCAAAAAAGTCTTCACTATGATAATATTTCTGAAATACCTGTCTTCAATTTATTGAAAATTCACGGTTCAGTTACTTGGGAAATGAAAAATGGGAATATCAACTTTTCAAACCTTGGGATTGTAGAAGAAGTTGACAACGAAATATCAAAGTTATCATTATTAGATATTAAAAAAATGAATGATGACAAGTGGGATTCAGATGACAGAAATCTTACTATAGAGGAAATTGTAGAGGAAGTTGACAAAATAGACCCAAAACCAGATGTCGGCGATTTCATAAGTTCATATGAAAAATTGCAGATTGTAAATCCAACTAAAGACAAATTTAAAGATACTACGTTTAATAAAAACTATTACGAGCTATTAAGATTATATGCTAATGAGTTAGAGAAAGAAAATACCGTGTTATATGTTATGGGTTTCTCAATGGCAGATGAACATATCAGAGAAATTACAATTCGTGCAATTAAGTCAAATCCAACGCTTAAAATTTTTATCGTTTCTTATACTGAGACTGCTGATGATATAATTTCAAATTTCCTTGATGATTTAATCGATATTAAAAGTTTTCCAAATGTAGAGTTCATTTGTCCTGAGAATGGTTTTAATCTAAGGAAATTTAATGATTATCTGTTATTTCCTTTAAGAGATTCTATAATAGAGTATAATAAAACTAATAGCTGATTTATGAATGAAATTCTACAAAAGGATTCAATTTTTAAGGTCGGTAAAGTCATATCTGTAGAAGGTAGGACTATTAAAATTGAAGTTGATAAGGCTAAAAATTCTGCTCACCTCTTATATCAAGGGAAATTACTGCGTAATATTTCTGTAAATGGTTTTGTGAAAATTACAAAAGGTTTTACTAGAATTATTGGAAAAGTTGAAGGAGAATTTATCATTGAAGATAAGCAGTTCAGCAATAAAAAATATACAAACGAAAAGCAAAAAATCAAACGCATATTACAAGTTTCTCTGCTTGGTTTTTTCAGCCCTAAAGGTTTTGAAAGAGGAATAAAAGAGCTTCCTTTGATTAACAATGAATGTTTTCTTTTGGACTTGCCAGAATTTGAAGACGTACACAATTTTGTAAAGAAAAAAGACGACCCATTAATATTAGGAACTTTAACTCACGAGAACAATCAAGAGATTAAGGTAGGAGTCAATGATTTATTTGCTAGTCATATTGGGATTTTTGGGAATACAGGAAGTGGAAAGTCTTATACTCTTGCGAAAATTTATCGGGAACTTTTTCTAAAATACATAGAGAATAATAAGTTTCGAGACAACGCAAAATTCTTCTTCATTGACTTTAACGGAGAATACGTAAACGATAATGTAATTATAAATAAAGACTATAAAAATATTTATTCGCTAAACACAAGAACTGAAAAAGATAAATTTCCGATTTCTGAAGAACAAATCTCAGATTATAATTTTTGGTCATTAGTTCTTGAAGCAACAGAAAAAACTCAAAAGCCTTTTCTTAAAAGAGCCATAGAAAATGATTTTCTTACTCAAAAGATACAAGATGGAGATAGCTTAATCGAGTTTGTAAAATCATTGATATTAAAGATTATCGATAAAAATGATGATAATGTTAATATCGCCCAAATAATAGATTTACTATCACAATTGGGAGATTGTCTTACTAATAGTAATATTTCGCAAACCGTACTAGATTTAAGACAAAACTTACATTATAATTCCACAACACACGGTTTTTACATTGGAACAAACAATTATGATGGAGTTATTCCATATGTAGAAGAATTATTTGGTAACATCGAGTTTGATGAAATTGAGGATGATTATTTGTCAAAGGTTAGAATTAGAATTATTCTACAGTTTCACCACGAAATAATAAATGGATATTCGAATATTGAACATTTGTCACCTTTACTGAAAAGAACGCCACCGAGATTAAATGATTTAAGGAAAGTTATTGTTATTAACGAAGAGGATAGCGATAAAAACATCACTGTTATCTCGCTACGAGACGTTAGTATTCAAATGAGAAAAATGCTTCCTCTTTTAATATGCAAGCAACTTTACGAAAAGAAAAAAGAGGTCAATGAAAAAGAAAAATATCTAAATATAATTATTGACGAAGCTCACAATATTTTATCATCTATATCTCAAAGAGAAAGCGAGACTTGGAAAGATTATAGACTAGAGACATTTGAAGAAATAATAAAGGAAGGTAGAAAGTTTGGAACATTTTTGACAATTGCAAGTCAAAGACCTTCGGATATATCTGCTACAATCATATCTCAATTACATAACTTCTTTCTACATAGATTAATTAACAACAACGATATTAAAGCTGTAGAAAGAACTGTGTCGTATTTAGATAAGCTTTCATTTGAATCTTTACCAATTTTACCAACTGGTACTTGTATTTTGGCTGGACTTTCAGCTCAAGTGCCAGTTATGATTGACATTGGTAAAATCAAACCAGAATCTGAACCTGACAATAAAACTATGTTGCTTATAGAAAATTGGAAAGATGAATTGGATTAAAATTTTAAAAGCTTACCATCAAGGTAAATTTAACAGATATTATTACGGACTTACACCAAGAATGATAATTGGAGCTAGTCAGCATCCTATCGGAACGGCTTTTGAAAATGAACAAGTTGCCTATGATACGGCTTATGGAATATTCGAAGAAATGGTTGAATATAATGAAGATGGGCTTATCGTTACATCAAACTATTGTGGAATTCACAAAGGACCTGTTTTGTCATTCACAGAAGGCAATTTGACTGCTGACTCTATTGGAACAAGTTTTAAAAGTATTTGGGATAGATATGGAGATGAAATTATTTCTGGAGAATTTGGAATCTCAGACTATGATAAAAAAACATTGAATGAAATTGACTAACTAATAATTTTAGTAAAAGCACTGCATACAACAACGTATATAGCTCATAGCTAGTCAGTTGCTTAATCGAAGTTAAGGCATATTTGGAAAGTCGCCAAATTTTTTAATTTGGCTTATTGAGAAAATATAATAAGAAAAATTAAAAAATTCGGCTCGTGCTTCATCCGAAAATAATTTCATAATTTGCAAGCTACGAGCCATATACAGAGACGTTGTGTACAATTAAAATGAACGAAATCTTAAAGAAATTATCGCAAGAACTTTTAAGCGGAAAAGAAGTCGCAGAACTCTTTGATAATCCAAAAGATTTTCCAATCAAATTAGTTGAAGATCTATCAATCGAAACAGCTCTGAATTATTGGAATGAAAAAACTGACTTTGAAAATGGAGATTGCATAATGAACAATCTTCAAACATTTTGGGTCACAAATTAACATTATTGTAAAAATTTTGAATTCGGAAAAATTTCATGGGAATGTTACGAAGCTTTTGATGCTGGAGAATATATTAGATCAACTGATAGCATTGAAATTGATCCAGCGGAAAAGTATTCAAAACCATTGATTGAAAAATTATTAAAACGATTAAACCTAATTGAATAAATTAATGCCGACGTATCCACCAAGAAATACAGCAACAAAGAAAAATCAAATTCTGAATTATAAAATTTTTGAGTTTCTGTCATTACTTGATTTAGAATCAACAGATGAGAAAAAGAATAAAAAAGCTGAAGAAGTTAGAATTGCGATGCTTAATCTAATTAAGGCGAGAATAACATTGACTAAATCTTATAAATCAGATGATGAGAATAAATCTTCTATTCAGTCGCGAGAAAAATTAAATATTGACAAAACTAATTGGGAATCCTACACATACAATGATATAAAGGATTATTGCGAGAAAAACAGAAAAGTATAGTTTAAAAATAACTGTACACAACACCGTGTATAAT
Protein-coding sequences here:
- a CDS encoding PaaI family thioesterase, with translation MIEKNIGFIKQIIEEGIPVHKFLGLKLLELEKGFVKVKVPFRDEIVGDMRTNRWHGGIIATIMDSVGGIAGSTHFTSLEDKLVTIDLRIDYLKGAEASEIIVEGKIVRLGNRILVTKMKAFQNDELIAEGKGVYNFIRINKSTEK
- a CDS encoding TIR domain-containing protein; protein product: MTNNRNRVFISYNHNDSDMAHRISDSLQRENIDVIFDYKDISIGENVFNQIRYMYESSETVIVLLSRSLFSSDYFQHEFPQYFFEEARKRKINIIPILIEKCQVPSDFLEFEIVNLTNDFNKGLQRIIQKLKIIPEITFDHFSPREFEEFTFDLLKAFRFKNIQREQTFNDRGIDFIAESYSNDVFGFPTKEVWMVEAKFYREQRFSISSLNQIIDLYRYINREDTKILLITNSVLTSVAEEFIEETQRERNIEIKILDGIKLKKVVTKRKRLLNKYFLR
- a CDS encoding ATP-binding protein; its protein translation is MNEILQKDSIFKVGKVISVEGRTIKIEVDKAKNSAHLLYQGKLLRNISVNGFVKITKGFTRIIGKVEGEFIIEDKQFSNKKYTNEKQKIKRILQVSLLGFFSPKGFERGIKELPLINNECFLLDLPEFEDVHNFVKKKDDPLILGTLTHENNQEIKVGVNDLFASHIGIFGNTGSGKSYTLAKIYRELFLKYIENNKFRDNAKFFFIDFNGEYVNDNVIINKDYKNIYSLNTRTEKDKFPISEEQISDYNFWSLVLEATEKTQKPFLKRAIENDFLTQKIQDGDSLIEFVKSLILKIIDKNDDNVNIAQIIDLLSQLGDCLTNSNISQTVLDLRQNLHYNSTTHGFYIGTNNYDGVIPYVEELFGNIEFDEIEDDYLSKVRIRIILQFHHEIINGYSNIEHLSPLLKRTPPRLNDLRKVIVINEEDSDKNITVISLRDVSIQMRKMLPLLICKQLYEKKKEVNEKEKYLNIIIDEAHNILSSISQRESETWKDYRLETFEEIIKEGRKFGTFLTIASQRPSDISATIISQLHNFFLHRLINNNDIKAVERTVSYLDKLSFESLPILPTGTCILAGLSAQVPVMIDIGKIKPESEPDNKTMLLIENWKDELD